The segment AAAGAGGAGCCAGATCGAAAAAATCCCGGAAATCGCTACCGTGAGAAATCCGGGACGAAAAGATCCGTTTTTGAACGCTATAATATTTGCGATGACTCCAAGAGCAATTACGAAGCCGTTGAAAATCAAGAGATGTAATGCCCTATTCCGGGTCAAATAATCCCGATCGGCATATATTTTGTTAAACGAATCAAGAAACATTTCAGAAACCGACTTATTTATTTGTCAGAAATTTCTCTTTCTTTAATAAAAGGAAACAAGTTATATAAACGATAACACATTATGCCAAGGGTTTTTTCAATAGCAAAGGAAACGATAAAAACTTCGAAAGTGGATTCCAACTCACGGTTTCGAATTTAGCCCTTTAGGTCCAGAATCAACATTGCCATATCATCGCCAAAAATACCTTCGGAAAACTTAAAAACGTCCGAAATCACCTGCTCGATGTATTCTTCAAGAGATGCAACATTCCTATATTCCGAAAGAATGGCCTGAAAGCCCGGAAGATCTAGAATCCGGCCCTGTGCGTTAAAAATTTCATACATTCCGTCCGAATAGAACACGATTCGATCTCCCGACTTTAAATCGATGGACTCGTTAAAGTATTCGATCGAATCGAAGATAAGCAAAGGTAGATTCATTCCTTTTAGCTCGATCATCTCTTCCCCGCGGAAAAGCAAAATCGGAGGATGTCCCGCATAAGAATAAACTAATTTCTTCTCAAGCGGAAAGAATCTTGCCCAAACCGCAGCGATATGATGCTCCACGACCATCGGCTTGAGATCGCTTACAAACTGTTGAATTCCCTCCGCCGGAGAAATACCGGTTTTAGCATTATGACGAAAAGATAATACGGCCATTCCTGATACCATCGCCGACGAAATCCCGTGACCGGAAACATCGCCGAAAAGAATATCTAGCACGCCGGTTTCATGCTGGATGTACGTGATAATATCTCCGCCGACCTTCTCGAATGGACGAAAGTAACTTTCGAATTGATAAAAAGGGGAAGAAGGAAAATCGCGGGCAACTAAGGATCGCTGAGTTAGTCTGGCTAACTCCAGATCATGATTCATTCTTTCGTAAAAATCGTTTAGATCCGACTCCTTCTTTTTACGGTCAAAGGCCAACACAACCAGGTCGGATACTAGTTTTAAAACGTAAATATCCTCTTCCGTCCACAATTTCCCGCCTTTAACGGAGTCGAAGCCGATAAAGCCTAATTCGGCTTCCTGCGACGTCAATCCCACTACGACTACGGATTGAATGGAAAGTTTCGATAAGAATTTTCGTAACGATTCGTTAGACGCGGGTATCTCATCCAACGAATTATAAAGCATGTATCCTCGGTTACCGATAATTTCCAGGCTGTCATTTTGAAACTCTTCCAAAGATAGATTTTGGAGCCGATGCATCTTAGGTTCGATTCCCTCGTCGCACCATTCATGAGTGTTGGAAATAGTCAAACCTGCATGGGTATATAAAAAAACGTAGGCGCGATCGGCATTGCAGAACTTTCCTAATTGAGCCAGCGCAACATTGATCGCTTGGTTGGTATTTCCCGGATCCGTGCTTAAAAAGTTTCTAGAGATTTCGCTTAACAAACTTTCTAATTTAAGAGTCCTCTTTAATCTTAATTCCGCACCGCGAATTAGTGTGACGTCCTTTTGCACTCCCCAGGCTCGAAGTAATTTCCCGTCCTCTACAACTCCAAGCGCAGTATTTAAAAAAAACTTTTTTAATCCTTTAGGATCGACTTCTTCGGATTCCACATCGTGGATTTTATATCCCGAGCGGATAAATTCCATCAGCCCGATGCGGCTGAAGCGATTTTCGAAAGAATGGATATTTTTTAGAAGGGTTCCTTTTAGCTCTTCGGCTGTACGATATCCGTACATCCGGGCCAAAGTATCATTACAATGGGTTAACCTCGCGGTCTCAAAAATGACTCTGTATTGCTCTTCGACTGGGAGTCGAGTATCCACCGGATCTTCCAATTCATAGCACCAAATTCCTTCCGGAGCTCGAGTAAAATACCCCTCGATTCGCTCGATTTCATCGAGTCGTTTTCTGTAATCCAATTCAATCCTCGCTCCGAACCCTTGCCCGGTGAGATTTTTCTTCTTAATATCGGCTTCTCGAAGGCAGTAATTCGGAATGTTTTTTGCCAGGTCGAAGCAATTTGTCCGGGATATCCCGTAAACTATCCGTAACACCCCAGGAGGAGTTCCCTATGAAAACAACACACAAAATCTCGATCAATCACGATAAAATCTCCGCATTGGCGGAAATTCTGGCGGATAAGTTAATCGAGGAGATTAGAAAAAAGGCCTTAGAGAAGAGCCAAACATCTCCCAAGGAAGCTGCGTAATAGAATTTGGAAAAAACCGGTTGCAACGGACGTTTCCCACCCTAAACTTCGGATGTTCGGAGGTGGGAATGTCCCAAGTTTTTTTTTCACGCAAGGTTTCCACGTGGATGCTTTTATTTATCGGTACGTATTTTTCTTTCGGCTGCGGATACAATACGATTCAAGTCCAGGACGAAAAGGTTACCGCGGCTTGGTCCGAAGTATTGAACCAATACCAAAGAAGAACGGATTTAATCCCGAACTTAGTCAACACGGTTAAGGGATATGCCGCTCAGGAAAAAGACGTACTTACGGAAGTAACGAGGGCGAGAGCCAGCGTAGGATCCATTCAGGCGACTCCGGAAATTTTAAATAATCCGGATCTATTCGCAAAATTTAATAAAGCGCAAGGTCAAATGACTTCCGCACTTTCGAGATTGATGGTCGTAGTCGAAAAATATCCCGATTTAAAATCCAATCAGAACTTTCTCGAGCTTCAAGCGCAGTTGGAAGGAACTGAGAACAGGATTACGGTAGCGCGTAATCGATACATCCAGTCGGTTCAGGAATATAACGTAACCGTAAGGACCTTTCCGAATGTAATTACGGCCAAAATGTTCGGTTATACTCCGAAGCCGAATTTTACTGTGGAAAACGAAGCGGAAGTTTCCAAACCTCCTCAAGTTAAGTTTTAAGCGGCAATTCCTTTGAAACGATTCGGCGTCTTTTTTCTTTTACTAATGATATCGATTCCGATTTTTTCAGAACCGATCTCGATTCCGTCTCTCACTCGTAGGGTTACGGATCTAACGGGAACGTTAAATTCGGAAGAAGTTTCTTCTTTAGAAAATAAATTAGAAAAATTAGAGGAAAGAAAAGGAAGTCAGATCGCCATTC is part of the Leptospira broomii serovar Hurstbridge str. 5399 genome and harbors:
- a CDS encoding LemA family protein, which produces MLLFIGTYFSFGCGYNTIQVQDEKVTAAWSEVLNQYQRRTDLIPNLVNTVKGYAAQEKDVLTEVTRARASVGSIQATPEILNNPDLFAKFNKAQGQMTSALSRLMVVVEKYPDLKSNQNFLELQAQLEGTENRITVARNRYIQSVQEYNVTVRTFPNVITAKMFGYTPKPNFTVENEAEVSKPPQVKF
- a CDS encoding SpoIIE family protein phosphatase gives rise to the protein MLRIVYGISRTNCFDLAKNIPNYCLREADIKKKNLTGQGFGARIELDYRKRLDEIERIEGYFTRAPEGIWCYELEDPVDTRLPVEEQYRVIFETARLTHCNDTLARMYGYRTAEELKGTLLKNIHSFENRFSRIGLMEFIRSGYKIHDVESEEVDPKGLKKFFLNTALGVVEDGKLLRAWGVQKDVTLIRGAELRLKRTLKLESLLSEISRNFLSTDPGNTNQAINVALAQLGKFCNADRAYVFLYTHAGLTISNTHEWCDEGIEPKMHRLQNLSLEEFQNDSLEIIGNRGYMLYNSLDEIPASNESLRKFLSKLSIQSVVVVGLTSQEAELGFIGFDSVKGGKLWTEEDIYVLKLVSDLVVLAFDRKKKESDLNDFYERMNHDLELARLTQRSLVARDFPSSPFYQFESYFRPFEKVGGDIITYIQHETGVLDILFGDVSGHGISSAMVSGMAVLSFRHNAKTGISPAEGIQQFVSDLKPMVVEHHIAAVWARFFPLEKKLVYSYAGHPPILLFRGEEMIELKGMNLPLLIFDSIEYFNESIDLKSGDRIVFYSDGMYEIFNAQGRILDLPGFQAILSEYRNVASLEEYIEQVISDVFKFSEGIFGDDMAMLILDLKG